A genome region from Thermococcus onnurineus NA1 includes the following:
- a CDS encoding 2-oxoacid:ferredoxin oxidoreductase subunit beta — protein MAKEIYSTYPMVKYLRKEALPTALCPGCGGGTVLNAFANAVDQLRIDPKDLVVVSGIGCSAWIASPYFLADTLHTTHGRAIAFATGVKVGLPDKKVVVISGDGDLASIGGNHLLHAARRNIDITVILVNNFIYGMTGGQVAPTTPFGAKTTTSPYRNIEHPLQISETVAAAGASYVARWTTAHVYQLIESIKKALQVKGFSLVEVISQCPVQYGRRNKMKEPAEMLRWFLKNSVPVGKAKKMSPEELEGKFIIGEIINRQRPEFTEELNKLIDEVQEHFGLKGE, from the coding sequence ATGGCAAAGGAAATCTATTCCACTTATCCGATGGTCAAATATCTCCGTAAGGAGGCCCTGCCCACAGCCCTCTGTCCAGGATGTGGTGGCGGAACCGTTCTCAACGCCTTTGCAAATGCAGTTGACCAGCTTAGGATAGACCCGAAGGATTTGGTCGTCGTCAGCGGTATAGGATGTTCCGCATGGATTGCTTCTCCCTACTTCCTAGCCGACACCCTTCACACGACTCACGGGAGGGCAATAGCCTTCGCGACGGGAGTTAAGGTCGGTTTGCCGGACAAGAAGGTCGTCGTCATAAGTGGCGACGGTGATCTGGCCAGCATAGGCGGAAACCATCTCCTCCACGCCGCGAGGAGGAACATAGACATAACGGTAATCCTCGTCAACAACTTCATCTACGGAATGACCGGCGGCCAGGTGGCTCCGACGACACCCTTTGGGGCAAAGACCACCACCAGCCCGTACAGAAACATAGAGCACCCACTCCAGATCTCCGAGACTGTTGCTGCCGCTGGAGCTTCATACGTGGCAAGGTGGACTACCGCCCACGTCTACCAGCTCATAGAGAGCATTAAGAAAGCCCTCCAGGTTAAGGGATTCTCCCTCGTCGAGGTCATTTCCCAGTGTCCTGTCCAGTACGGAAGGAGGAACAAGATGAAGGAGCCGGCAGAGATGCTCCGCTGGTTCCTCAAGAACAGCGTCCCCGTGGGCAAAGCTAAGAAGATGTCACCGGAAGAGCTTGAGGGCAAGTTCATCATCGGCGAGATAATCAACAGACAGAGGCCCGAGTTCACCGAAGAGCTGAACAAGCTTATTGATGAAGTCCAGGAGCATTTCGGCCTTAAGGGGGAGTGA
- a CDS encoding 2-oxoacid:acceptor oxidoreductase subunit alpha — MIIRGDEPEQLRLLKRLYKPGNYFLQGNEAVAYGALFAGCRFYAGYPITPSSEIAETMARELPKLGGYYLQMEDEIGSIAAMVGASWTGFKVMTATAGPGFSLMQENLGYAVMTETPLVLVDVQRSGPSTGQATKGAQGDFFQARWGTHGDHPIVAVSPISVEDAFWETVRAFNISEKLRTPVVVLFDGVLAHTREQIKIPDVEEIEITYRKLPKNEEEAKLPFGDPHGDGVPPMPLFGHGYFTHVTGSTHKENGLRDVYTPEVHDRLVRRIHRKIEQNKHVYEKYEEYFTDDAEILVVSWGVTARPSLGAVLKAREEGTRVGLFVPKTVHPFPGKRIKELGKKVRAILVPEMNLGQLILEVQRFVNDDVLLKGVNKIGGVPLTVEEILREIRGVA, encoded by the coding sequence ATGATAATCCGAGGTGATGAGCCTGAACAGCTCAGGCTTTTGAAGAGGCTTTACAAGCCGGGCAACTACTTCTTGCAGGGCAACGAGGCCGTTGCATACGGTGCGCTCTTTGCAGGCTGTCGTTTTTACGCAGGATATCCGATCACTCCCTCAAGCGAGATAGCCGAGACGATGGCAAGAGAGCTGCCCAAGCTTGGCGGCTACTACCTTCAGATGGAGGATGAAATCGGAAGCATTGCTGCAATGGTAGGGGCTTCTTGGACTGGATTCAAGGTCATGACCGCAACGGCTGGACCAGGATTCTCGCTCATGCAGGAAAACCTCGGCTACGCAGTAATGACGGAGACTCCCCTCGTTCTGGTTGACGTTCAGAGAAGCGGTCCAAGCACGGGGCAGGCCACCAAGGGTGCTCAGGGTGACTTCTTCCAGGCGAGATGGGGAACTCACGGAGACCACCCGATAGTTGCCGTCTCACCGATAAGTGTTGAAGACGCCTTCTGGGAAACTGTGAGGGCTTTTAACATCTCCGAGAAGCTCAGAACCCCGGTTGTTGTGCTCTTCGACGGTGTTCTTGCCCACACGAGGGAACAGATAAAGATCCCCGACGTGGAAGAAATCGAGATAACCTACCGCAAACTGCCAAAGAATGAGGAAGAAGCAAAGCTTCCCTTCGGAGACCCGCACGGCGATGGTGTCCCACCGATGCCCCTCTTCGGCCACGGCTACTTCACCCATGTAACCGGCTCCACACACAAGGAGAACGGTCTTAGGGACGTTTACACTCCGGAAGTTCACGACAGGCTCGTGAGAAGAATTCACAGGAAGATAGAGCAGAATAAGCACGTTTATGAGAAATACGAGGAGTACTTTACGGATGATGCCGAGATACTCGTCGTCAGCTGGGGCGTTACCGCGAGGCCCTCACTCGGAGCGGTACTGAAAGCCAGGGAGGAAGGAACAAGGGTCGGCCTCTTCGTTCCGAAGACCGTCCACCCGTTCCCGGGGAAGAGAATAAAAGAGCTCGGAAAGAAGGTTCGCGCAATACTTGTTCCCGAGATGAACCTTGGCCAGCTAATCCTTGAAGTCCAGCGCTTCGTCAACGACGACGTTCTTCTCAAAGGCGTGAACAAGATAGGCGGTGTTCCTCTGACCGTTGAGGAAATCCTGCGCGAGATAAGGGGTGTTGCCTGA
- a CDS encoding 2-oxoglutarate ferredoxin oxidoreductase subunit delta — protein MANVEGKTVVERDGYLVVGRAEDVVEINVDTFLCKGCGICVEMCPRKVFEWSKELSEKGVHYPVPVHAEKCVKCKLCELLCPDFAIAVRW, from the coding sequence ATGGCAAACGTCGAAGGGAAAACCGTGGTTGAAAGGGATGGTTACCTCGTGGTTGGAAGGGCTGAGGATGTTGTGGAAATCAATGTTGATACTTTTCTGTGCAAGGGCTGTGGAATCTGTGTTGAAATGTGCCCCAGGAAGGTCTTTGAGTGGAGTAAGGAGCTGAGCGAAAAGGGAGTTCACTATCCGGTTCCCGTGCACGCCGAGAAGTGTGTTAAATGTAAGCTCTGTGAGCTTCTCTGCCCGGACTTTGCCATAGCAGTAAGGTGGTGA
- a CDS encoding archaeosine biosynthesis radical SAM protein RaSEA — MTYWTSEDNVAGKPGTALFIILPTIGCYRFRIGQACYMCAYPTAAPKVRWSQDALVDYVREALKKVEGRKRVAVRMFTSGSFLDNGELKPETRRKIFEILAGMENVEEIVIESRSELVRYDAVRELAEIVPDKHFEVAIGLETANDDIADVSINKGNTFDDFVKAAEITHEAGAKVKTYLLLKTIFLSERDGIEDVKASIIKAEPYTDTFSINITDIQKGTLYERLWEKGEYRPPWLWSAVEILLWAKKRFPDKRILSDPVGAGSRRGPHNCLTDYDRQIGRAIKKFSATQDLKYIENLKPECRERWEYIVENGLLDWQLMTW, encoded by the coding sequence ATGACGTACTGGACGAGTGAGGACAACGTTGCTGGAAAGCCCGGGACTGCACTCTTCATAATCCTGCCCACGATAGGCTGCTATCGCTTTAGGATAGGCCAGGCCTGCTACATGTGCGCATACCCAACGGCAGCTCCAAAGGTTAGATGGAGCCAGGATGCCCTAGTCGATTACGTTAGAGAGGCCTTAAAGAAGGTAGAGGGCAGGAAGAGGGTTGCAGTGAGGATGTTCACCTCAGGTTCATTCCTTGACAACGGCGAGCTAAAGCCTGAAACGAGGAGAAAAATCTTCGAGATTCTTGCGGGAATGGAGAATGTAGAAGAGATTGTGATAGAGAGCAGGAGCGAACTTGTTCGCTACGACGCGGTTAGAGAGCTCGCAGAGATAGTTCCAGACAAGCATTTTGAGGTAGCCATAGGGCTCGAAACCGCCAACGATGACATAGCCGACGTTTCAATAAACAAAGGCAACACCTTCGACGACTTCGTTAAGGCTGCAGAGATAACACACGAAGCGGGTGCGAAGGTGAAAACGTACCTCCTCCTGAAGACGATCTTCCTTAGTGAGCGCGACGGCATAGAGGACGTCAAGGCGAGCATCATAAAAGCCGAGCCCTACACGGACACCTTTTCCATAAATATCACTGACATCCAGAAAGGGACGCTCTATGAGAGACTCTGGGAGAAGGGTGAATACCGCCCGCCCTGGCTCTGGAGTGCGGTGGAGATACTCCTGTGGGCAAAGAAGCGCTTCCCAGACAAGAGAATCCTGAGCGACCCTGTTGGAGCGGGTTCGAGACGTGGCCCCCACAACTGCCTCACCGACTACGACAGACAGATAGGCAGAGCGATAAAGAAGTTCTCCGCAACGCAGGATCTCAAATACATCGAGAACCTCAAGCCCGAGTGCAGGGAGAGATGGGAGTACATAGTCGAGAACGGTCTCCTCGACTGGCAGTTGATGACGTGGTGA
- the surE gene encoding 5'/3'-nucleotidase SurE, translating into MPRILITNDDGIYSKGIRAAVEAVKDLGEVYVVAPLFQRSASGRAMTLHKPLRAKLVNVPGAKVAYGLDGMPVDCVIFALARFTHFDLAISGINLGENLSTEITVSGTASAAIETATHGIPSIAISLEVDWRKTLSEGEGIDFSVASHFLRRITRTVLEKGLPKGVDMLNVNIPNDATPETGIKVTRLARRRYRPTIEERIDPRGYPYYWIVGRKCEKFEPGTDAYTLKVERKVSVTPINIDMTAGVDLKEVERLLRSGL; encoded by the coding sequence ATGCCCAGGATACTCATAACTAACGATGACGGAATTTATTCAAAAGGCATCCGTGCCGCTGTAGAGGCCGTTAAAGACCTTGGAGAGGTTTATGTCGTCGCTCCCCTCTTCCAGAGGAGCGCCAGCGGAAGAGCCATGACGCTTCACAAGCCGCTGAGGGCAAAGCTTGTGAACGTGCCGGGGGCAAAGGTTGCCTACGGCCTAGACGGCATGCCCGTTGATTGCGTCATCTTTGCTCTCGCAAGGTTCACCCACTTCGACCTGGCGATAAGCGGTATCAACCTCGGAGAGAACCTGAGCACAGAGATAACAGTCTCCGGAACGGCCTCCGCTGCCATAGAAACCGCCACCCATGGGATTCCCAGCATAGCGATAAGCCTCGAGGTCGACTGGAGAAAGACCCTCAGCGAGGGCGAGGGGATAGACTTCTCAGTTGCGTCGCACTTCCTGAGGAGAATAACCAGGACCGTCCTCGAGAAGGGCCTTCCAAAGGGCGTTGACATGCTCAACGTGAACATCCCGAACGATGCCACCCCGGAGACGGGGATAAAAGTGACGAGGCTCGCGAGGAGAAGGTACCGGCCAACCATTGAGGAGCGCATCGACCCAAGGGGATATCCTTACTACTGGATAGTCGGCAGGAAGTGCGAGAAGTTCGAGCCCGGGACGGATGCTTACACCCTAAAGGTGGAGAGGAAGGTCAGCGTGACGCCGATAAACATAGACATGACAGCGGGGGTTGACTTGAAAGAGGTTGAGAGGCTGCTGAGATCAGGCTTATAA
- the ftsY gene encoding signal recognition particle-docking protein FtsY: MFRKLKEKLGSFVEKVSQTEIREKDVENALWDLELELLEADVALETVEALREKIKEKLVGQKVKIGTNKKGLVEKAVREAVLEVLTPEKRIDLLEMIRSKEEKPFVIAFVGFNGSGKTTTIAKLAHWLKKNGLSVVIAASDTFRAGAIEQVEEHAKRVGVKVIKHSYGADPAAVAYDAIGHAKARGIDVVLIDTAGRNELNRNLMDEMKKIVRVTKPDLVIFVGDSLAGNAVVEQAKQFNEAVRIDGVILTKLDADARGGAALSISHAIGAPILFVGVGQGYDDLKPFDEKWFVERIFGEA; encoded by the coding sequence ATGTTCAGAAAGCTGAAGGAGAAGCTAGGCTCATTCGTCGAGAAGGTTTCCCAGACTGAGATAAGAGAGAAAGACGTCGAGAACGCCCTCTGGGATCTTGAGCTAGAACTCCTCGAGGCTGACGTTGCCCTCGAAACGGTGGAGGCTCTCAGGGAGAAGATAAAAGAGAAGCTCGTCGGCCAGAAGGTCAAGATAGGGACGAACAAGAAGGGACTAGTAGAGAAAGCCGTTAGGGAGGCTGTTCTGGAGGTGCTGACCCCAGAGAAGAGGATAGACCTCCTCGAGATGATTCGCTCAAAGGAAGAAAAGCCCTTCGTCATAGCCTTTGTTGGCTTCAACGGCTCGGGGAAAACCACGACCATAGCCAAGCTCGCCCACTGGCTCAAGAAGAACGGCCTTTCCGTCGTCATAGCAGCGAGCGACACCTTCAGAGCAGGGGCAATAGAGCAGGTAGAAGAGCACGCAAAGCGTGTTGGTGTTAAGGTTATCAAGCACTCCTACGGCGCTGATCCGGCGGCGGTAGCCTACGACGCAATAGGGCATGCGAAGGCGAGGGGCATTGATGTCGTTCTCATAGACACCGCCGGGAGGAATGAGCTCAACAGAAACCTTATGGACGAAATGAAGAAGATAGTGCGCGTTACCAAGCCTGACCTTGTCATCTTCGTCGGCGACAGCTTAGCCGGAAACGCCGTGGTAGAGCAGGCAAAGCAGTTCAACGAGGCTGTTAGGATAGATGGGGTAATTCTCACAAAGCTCGATGCCGACGCCCGTGGTGGGGCCGCACTCAGCATAAGCCACGCCATAGGGGCGCCGATACTCTTTGTCGGCGTCGGTCAGGGCTACGACGACCTCAAGCCCTTCGACGAGAAGTGGTTCGTTGAGAGGATTTTTGGGGAGGCCTAA
- a CDS encoding BMP family lipoprotein, with product MKKWLSLFLIGLLAISVVASGCIGGGEETTTKGKIAIVYDVGGRGDLSFNDMAYLGASKAAKDFNLELVEVQSAKETDYLQNLETLAQQGEYEIIIAVGFMMTDAVKQVAAKYPDQKFAIIDGFDPEMPDNVMMILFKENEGSALVGALAGMVAANDDKDKVGIVLGMEIPVLYKFEAGYRFGVSWGVDYYNQKMSTNKKVDVIYQYTGTFTDAAKGKAAAQAQLQQGAWVIYQVAGGTGVGVFDAVAEALKAQGKDMGPPFAIGVDSAQDWIKPGIIIASMMKRVDVGVYTAVKAAVEGTFKGGVVELGLKEGGVGISTIEDVKEMFNSLPEDTKKQKLQELGFDSEDQLFAKLEETRKQVPDWVWQAIDELKQKIINGEIQVPAPMDKDGIEKIRNANDWTEMMG from the coding sequence ATGAAGAAGTGGTTAAGTCTGTTTTTAATCGGCCTCCTGGCCATTAGCGTCGTGGCCAGCGGCTGCATAGGTGGAGGAGAAGAGACCACTACCAAGGGCAAGATAGCCATCGTCTATGACGTCGGTGGCAGGGGTGACCTGAGCTTCAACGACATGGCTTACCTTGGTGCTTCAAAGGCAGCTAAGGACTTCAACCTGGAGCTGGTTGAGGTCCAGAGCGCCAAGGAGACTGACTATCTCCAGAACCTTGAGACCCTTGCCCAGCAGGGCGAGTATGAGATAATTATTGCTGTCGGTTTCATGATGACCGATGCCGTTAAGCAGGTCGCCGCCAAGTACCCCGACCAGAAGTTCGCCATCATCGACGGATTTGACCCAGAGATGCCAGACAACGTCATGATGATACTCTTCAAGGAGAACGAGGGCTCAGCACTTGTCGGCGCCCTTGCAGGAATGGTCGCCGCCAACGACGACAAGGACAAGGTCGGTATCGTCCTCGGCATGGAGATCCCGGTTCTCTACAAGTTCGAGGCTGGATACAGGTTCGGTGTTTCATGGGGCGTTGACTACTACAACCAGAAGATGAGCACCAACAAGAAGGTCGACGTTATCTACCAGTACACCGGAACCTTCACCGACGCGGCCAAGGGTAAGGCTGCCGCCCAGGCCCAGCTCCAGCAGGGCGCTTGGGTCATCTACCAGGTCGCCGGTGGAACCGGTGTTGGTGTCTTTGATGCCGTCGCCGAGGCTCTGAAGGCCCAGGGTAAGGACATGGGACCGCCGTTCGCCATCGGTGTTGACTCAGCCCAGGACTGGATCAAGCCGGGCATCATCATCGCAAGCATGATGAAGAGAGTTGACGTCGGTGTCTACACCGCCGTTAAAGCGGCCGTCGAGGGCACCTTCAAGGGCGGTGTCGTCGAGCTCGGTCTCAAGGAGGGCGGTGTTGGAATAAGCACCATCGAGGACGTTAAGGAGATGTTCAACTCCCTCCCTGAGGACACCAAGAAGCAGAAACTCCAGGAGCTTGGATTCGACAGCGAGGATCAGCTCTTCGCCAAGCTCGAGGAGACCAGGAAGCAGGTTCCCGACTGGGTCTGGCAGGCCATTGACGAGCTCAAGCAGAAAATAATCAACGGCGAGATCCAGGTTCCAGCGCCAATGGACAAGGACGGCATTGAGAAGATAAGGAACGCCAACGACTGGACCGAGATGATGGGTTGA
- a CDS encoding ABC transporter ATP-binding protein, with product MEEVPLIQMKNIVKVYSDGTKALKGVDFSVKKGEIHGLLGENGAGKTTLMKILSGMIKPTEGKIYINGEEVHFKSPADALEKGIGIVHQHFTLVEVFNALENIILGMEGHSLFSKIDVVKATEKLQKLMDELNFQVPLDIPVEKLPVGVQQRIEILKMLFRDVDILILDEPTAVLTPIEVKELFRVLNLLKSQGKTIIFISHKLKEVIEITDRVTVLRKGELIGTIDTKDATPQILAKMMVGREVVLRVEKPPKEPGAPILKVENLWVKGDRGEDAVKGLSFEVHAGEIFGIAGVEGNGQTELIEAITGLRKVERGKIILNGKDITDRPPRELYDLGLAHIPEDRINMGLIVDMSVAENSILGLQWREKFKGPLNSIRWNAVREHAKKLVEQFDVVVPGINAPAKSLSGGNQQKLIVAREVSKEPVLIVASQPTRGVDVASTEYIRNYLVKLRNENKAVLLVSADLDEVTQLSDRMAVMYEGEFMGIVKPEEVTEEEIGMMMGGIRRE from the coding sequence ATGGAAGAAGTGCCGCTGATACAGATGAAGAACATTGTGAAGGTTTACTCTGATGGTACGAAGGCTCTGAAGGGTGTTGACTTTTCCGTTAAAAAGGGCGAGATTCATGGTCTGTTAGGTGAGAACGGAGCAGGTAAGACCACCCTCATGAAGATTCTCTCCGGCATGATAAAGCCCACGGAGGGTAAAATTTACATAAACGGTGAGGAAGTTCACTTTAAGAGCCCTGCAGATGCCTTGGAAAAGGGCATTGGTATCGTCCACCAGCACTTCACGCTTGTTGAGGTGTTTAACGCTCTTGAGAACATAATCCTCGGGATGGAGGGGCACAGTTTATTCTCGAAGATAGATGTGGTAAAGGCCACGGAAAAGCTCCAGAAGCTGATGGACGAGCTGAACTTCCAGGTTCCCCTTGATATTCCGGTTGAGAAGCTGCCCGTCGGTGTCCAGCAGAGGATTGAAATCCTCAAGATGCTCTTCAGGGATGTCGACATACTTATCCTCGACGAGCCGACGGCTGTTCTAACGCCGATAGAGGTCAAAGAGCTGTTCAGGGTTCTCAACCTGCTGAAGAGCCAGGGTAAGACGATAATCTTCATCAGCCACAAGCTCAAGGAGGTCATCGAGATAACTGACCGCGTTACCGTCCTCAGGAAGGGCGAGCTCATAGGAACCATAGACACCAAGGACGCAACGCCCCAGATACTAGCCAAGATGATGGTTGGAAGGGAGGTCGTTCTCAGGGTGGAGAAGCCCCCCAAAGAGCCGGGAGCGCCTATTCTTAAGGTTGAGAACCTCTGGGTTAAGGGCGACAGAGGTGAGGACGCCGTTAAGGGCCTCTCCTTTGAGGTTCACGCCGGCGAAATATTCGGTATAGCCGGCGTTGAGGGCAACGGTCAGACCGAGCTTATAGAGGCTATAACTGGTCTCAGAAAGGTTGAGAGAGGAAAGATCATTCTAAACGGTAAGGACATCACAGACAGGCCACCGAGAGAGCTCTACGACCTCGGGCTGGCCCATATTCCAGAGGACAGAATAAACATGGGTCTCATCGTTGACATGAGCGTCGCCGAGAACTCGATCCTCGGCCTTCAGTGGAGGGAGAAATTCAAGGGACCGCTCAACTCGATAAGGTGGAACGCCGTCAGGGAGCACGCTAAAAAACTCGTTGAGCAGTTCGATGTAGTCGTTCCGGGTATAAACGCTCCAGCAAAGAGCCTGAGCGGTGGAAACCAGCAGAAGCTCATCGTTGCCAGAGAGGTAAGCAAGGAGCCTGTCTTGATAGTCGCATCCCAGCCCACAAGGGGTGTTGACGTTGCCTCCACTGAGTACATTAGGAACTACCTCGTCAAGCTCAGGAACGAGAACAAGGCCGTTCTGCTCGTTTCCGCCGACCTTGATGAGGTAACCCAGCTGAGCGACAGGATGGCCGTCATGTATGAGGGAGAGTTCATGGGCATCGTGAAGCCCGAGGAGGTCACAGAGGAAGAGATTGGAATGATGATGGGAGGGATCAGACGTGAATGA
- a CDS encoding ABC transporter permease → MNEKVKGFLKPLAESLLAVFIGFFLGAIILLAFGYSPFEAYYWLLRGSLGSTSGIASTLSYATPIMLTALTFAISARTGIFNIGAEGSVYFGAIAAIIFTNIYGNVLFGLLMGMLVGAMWGLPAAFLKVFRGVHEVISTIMLNWIAWYAVLYLVTGPYANPSDPNKTILVPESARLPLLGGSNLSVGFILAIVASIIVYYILWHTELGFGMRASGMNPKGAEYGGIDPKKAIIWSFVIGGFASGLAGAVEVMGRPPTYAISQGMANINGYGFDGIGVALVGRNHPLGIIFAAMFFGMLRAGTTMMQIGAGVPLEIIYVIQGIIVVAVAIPGLIDIFKNLRRVRA, encoded by the coding sequence GTGAATGAAAAAGTGAAGGGCTTCCTCAAGCCGCTCGCGGAGAGCCTGCTGGCGGTGTTCATTGGATTCTTCCTAGGTGCGATAATCCTCCTCGCGTTCGGTTACAGCCCCTTTGAGGCCTATTATTGGCTCCTGAGGGGTTCTCTCGGTTCCACATCAGGAATAGCCTCCACACTTAGCTATGCCACTCCGATCATGCTCACCGCCCTGACATTCGCAATAAGCGCTAGGACAGGAATCTTTAACATCGGTGCCGAGGGTTCTGTTTACTTCGGGGCAATAGCTGCGATAATATTCACCAACATCTACGGCAACGTCCTCTTTGGGCTCCTCATGGGCATGCTGGTTGGGGCGATGTGGGGCCTTCCAGCAGCTTTCCTCAAGGTCTTCCGCGGTGTTCACGAAGTTATCTCAACTATCATGCTCAACTGGATAGCCTGGTATGCCGTCCTCTACCTCGTCACCGGCCCATATGCCAACCCCAGCGACCCTAACAAGACCATTCTCGTCCCGGAAAGCGCAAGACTTCCGCTCCTCGGCGGCTCAAATCTGTCAGTGGGGTTCATACTTGCCATCGTAGCTTCCATCATCGTTTACTACATCCTCTGGCACACTGAGCTGGGCTTCGGCATGAGGGCCAGCGGCATGAATCCGAAGGGTGCAGAGTACGGGGGAATCGATCCAAAGAAAGCGATAATATGGTCATTTGTCATAGGCGGATTTGCGAGTGGTCTTGCTGGCGCCGTTGAGGTCATGGGAAGACCTCCAACTTATGCCATAAGCCAGGGAATGGCCAACATCAACGGCTATGGTTTCGACGGAATAGGTGTTGCCCTCGTCGGAAGAAATCACCCACTAGGCATAATCTTCGCGGCAATGTTCTTTGGCATGCTCCGTGCCGGAACAACAATGATGCAGATTGGAGCAGGGGTTCCGCTCGAGATTATCTACGTCATTCAGGGTATAATCGTCGTTGCCGTCGCGATTCCTGGTCTGATTGACATATTCAAGAACTTGAGGAGGGTGAGGGCATGA
- a CDS encoding ABC transporter permease translates to MSLGSSIVPILVTSLMAMVPIVLTSVGAVVSERAGIVNIGYEGIIMISAFFGAIAAEVSGSWFIGLLGGAFVGALLGMLHGFITVYLKGDHIIPGIGINLLAMGLVPFGIVAYWGTAGQHQVPDTVRVPNWNTTYGNISPMIIVTLVITFVTYWVLFKTPLGLRIRAMGENPEAADAIGLNVEKYRFWAAVYGAALAGLAGAYISIDWVGAVTKNVAAGRGFIALANMVFSGWNPLMALVGGFLFGFFDTLAIWVQSSQVVPWQFVQMLPYVMTIIIVAGIIGKVRPPKWDGRPYKRE, encoded by the coding sequence ATGAGCCTCGGATCATCAATCGTCCCAATCCTAGTGACCTCACTGATGGCCATGGTGCCCATAGTCCTTACGAGCGTTGGTGCGGTTGTCAGCGAGCGCGCTGGAATAGTCAACATCGGCTACGAGGGAATCATAATGATAAGTGCCTTCTTCGGCGCTATTGCGGCAGAAGTCAGTGGAAGCTGGTTCATCGGCCTTCTTGGAGGAGCCTTCGTCGGCGCCCTTCTCGGAATGCTCCACGGCTTCATCACGGTCTACCTCAAGGGAGACCACATCATCCCGGGTATTGGTATAAACCTCCTCGCCATGGGTCTCGTCCCCTTCGGTATCGTGGCCTACTGGGGAACGGCAGGTCAGCACCAGGTTCCAGACACCGTCAGGGTTCCCAACTGGAACACCACCTACGGGAACATCAGTCCCATGATAATAGTGACCCTTGTCATAACTTTCGTCACCTACTGGGTGCTCTTCAAAACGCCGCTTGGGCTGAGGATAAGGGCCATGGGTGAGAACCCAGAGGCGGCAGATGCCATAGGCCTGAACGTTGAGAAGTACCGCTTCTGGGCGGCAGTGTACGGTGCCGCACTGGCGGGTCTCGCTGGAGCATACATCAGTATAGACTGGGTCGGAGCGGTCACCAAGAACGTTGCAGCTGGAAGGGGTTTCATAGCGCTCGCCAACATGGTGTTCAGCGGCTGGAACCCGCTAATGGCTCTGGTCGGAGGATTCCTCTTCGGATTCTTTGACACGCTGGCAATATGGGTCCAGTCCAGCCAGGTCGTTCCGTGGCAGTTCGTCCAGATGCTGCCCTACGTGATGACCATCATCATTGTGGCTGGAATAATAGGAAAGGTCCGCCCGCCCAAGTGGGACGGCAGGCCCTACAAGAGGGAGTGA
- a CDS encoding metal ABC transporter solute-binding protein, Zn/Mn family, translating to MRTRTLLIVLLLIGSFIPLTSGAGEKPLVVTSIAPLAAIVQDAFGDSVEVVYIIPLGADPHEYQLTASQIELLRQADVIVTTGGHLPVEKKIAELKEEGTITSEVLFIDDYKAEGFRYLSEYWYNSKDNSHGIWLDPHNAMAIAQATEKALEKTDPYNAELYRKEFKSFRERVGIIVEAYKALVMENRTAVIQMPSNQYAIEWLGIKAVASIKPEEEVPALGVDELVSTAEKTDLIVYGKESPDQLKEAAKELAVKSGKSLAEITVFWKDRPYTEVLIENSAAVIKALGEKPPEKLAEARTDVTRYVVVSIIVGLVLGTALGVILKK from the coding sequence ATGAGGACGAGAACTCTACTCATAGTGTTGCTTTTAATCGGATCATTCATTCCACTCACCAGTGGGGCTGGAGAAAAGCCCCTCGTGGTGACGAGTATAGCACCTTTGGCAGCGATAGTTCAAGATGCCTTCGGGGATTCTGTGGAGGTTGTTTACATAATCCCTCTCGGCGCAGATCCGCACGAGTACCAGCTGACAGCAAGCCAAATCGAGCTCCTGCGCCAGGCAGACGTCATAGTGACTACCGGGGGCCATTTACCCGTGGAAAAGAAAATCGCCGAGCTGAAAGAGGAAGGAACGATAACTAGTGAGGTGCTCTTCATAGACGACTACAAAGCTGAAGGCTTCCGGTATCTAAGCGAGTACTGGTACAACAGCAAGGACAACTCACACGGTATATGGCTCGATCCCCACAATGCGATGGCAATAGCTCAAGCAACCGAGAAGGCCCTCGAGAAGACCGACCCGTACAATGCCGAGCTATACAGAAAGGAGTTCAAGAGCTTCAGAGAACGCGTTGGGATCATCGTCGAGGCTTATAAGGCCCTTGTGATGGAAAATAGGACTGCTGTCATACAGATGCCCTCCAACCAGTACGCCATTGAGTGGCTTGGCATAAAGGCAGTTGCCTCAATAAAGCCAGAAGAAGAAGTCCCAGCACTTGGAGTTGACGAGCTCGTCTCCACCGCCGAGAAAACCGACCTCATAGTTTATGGAAAGGAAAGCCCTGACCAGCTGAAGGAGGCAGCTAAGGAGTTAGCTGTAAAGAGCGGGAAGTCCCTGGCCGAGATAACGGTCTTCTGGAAGGACAGGCCCTATACAGAGGTGCTTATAGAGAACAGCGCCGCGGTGATCAAGGCGCTCGGAGAAAAGCCCCCTGAAAAACTAGCCGAGGCTAGGACAGACGTCACACGGTATGTCGTCGTTTCCATCATTGTTGGTCTTGTCTTAGGAACCGCTCTTGGAGTAATCCTCAAGAAGTGA